One window of the Dehalococcoidales bacterium genome contains the following:
- the hisA gene encoding 1-(5-phosphoribosyl)-5-[(5-phosphoribosylamino)methylideneamino]imidazole-4-carboxamide isomerase yields the protein MEIIPAIDLKGGRCVRLYQGDYDRETVFSDDPLEVALKWQSMGAPRLHIVDLDGAASGEPGNRAIIEELARGIMIPMQLGGGIRRMETVERLLKAGIDRVILGTAAVEDPELVREACRRFSDSIIVGIDTREGWVATRGWQQATKLGAVEMARAMIKRGVKRFIYTDIGRDGTLTEPNFSAFLELADAIRVPVIASGGISSLTHLKVLKKLGAEGAIVGRALYTRDINLKQAIEAVG from the coding sequence ATAGAAATAATTCCGGCCATTGACCTTAAAGGCGGCAGGTGCGTCCGCCTCTACCAGGGTGACTATGATAGGGAAACCGTCTTCTCGGATGATCCGCTGGAAGTAGCCCTGAAGTGGCAGTCAATGGGTGCTCCCCGGCTGCACATCGTTGACCTGGATGGCGCCGCCAGCGGTGAACCGGGCAACCGGGCAATTATTGAAGAGCTTGCCAGGGGAATAATGATACCAATGCAACTGGGCGGCGGCATACGCCGTATGGAAACGGTGGAACGTCTGCTCAAAGCCGGAATCGATCGTGTTATCCTGGGCACGGCAGCGGTGGAAGACCCTGAACTGGTCAGGGAAGCGTGCCGCCGTTTCAGCGATTCTATAATCGTCGGTATTGATACCAGGGAGGGCTGGGTAGCCACGCGCGGCTGGCAGCAGGCAACCAAACTGGGAGCCGTAGAAATGGCCAGGGCCATGATAAAGCGGGGAGTCAAGCGCTTCATCTACACCGACATCGGGCGGGACGGCACTCTCACCGAGCCTAACTTCAGCGCTTTTCTGGAACTGGCGGATGCCATCAGGGTACCGGTTATTGCTTCCGGCGGGATTTCATCTCTGACCCACCTTAAAGTCCTGAAAAAGCTCGGCGCGGAGGGTGCTATCGTCGGCCGGGCGCTTTACACCCGAGACATCAACCTGAAACAGGCGATAGAGGCTGTGGGCTGA
- the hisI gene encoding phosphoribosyl-AMP cyclohydrolase codes for MDDIKFDEKGLIPAIIQDAESGEVLMLGYMNEEALGKTLSGDDVWFYSRSRQELWHKGATSGNYLKVREVWKDCDTDAILVKAQPIGPVCHTGNQSCFFQPLRKAD; via the coding sequence ATGGACGATATAAAATTCGACGAAAAGGGTCTGATACCGGCCATCATTCAGGATGCGGAGAGCGGTGAGGTGTTAATGCTTGGCTACATGAACGAAGAAGCCCTGGGCAAAACCCTATCCGGGGATGATGTCTGGTTTTACAGTCGCAGCCGGCAGGAGCTATGGCATAAGGGAGCCACCTCGGGCAACTACCTGAAAGTGAGAGAGGTCTGGAAGGATTGTGACACTGATGCCATTCTGGTCAAAGCGCAACCGATAGGCCCAGTATGCCATACCGGCAATCAAAGCTGCTTCTTCCAGCCGTTGAGAAAGGCGGACTAG
- a CDS encoding acyl-CoA carboxylase subunit beta, which translates to MATTRDLIEEYQKKRQKITEMGSAEAIEKRHQGGQWTARERIDYLFDKGTFTEIGLFVKNRTTAFGMDKREIPAEGIVTGFGKVNGRYVVAMAEDYMAMAGTFGEYHGKKLAHAIDFAKEHGWPFVGMNDSGGARLQEGMDTLEAYGWTFRSQIMASGVIPQIALLMGPCLGGQAYHPVMQDFIIQCRNTGFMGIAGPAFVETQLGEKIGLEELSGYKAHAIKSGQSHIVAEDDKDALDRCKGLLSLLPGNNREKPPRLETKDDPERVIPELDSLIPDRPNQPYDMFEVIRKIVDDGFFLETLGLHATSVITGFARFNGRPVGIFANQPMKAAGVIDTHAADKGARFVRFCDLFNIPVVTLGDCPGYMIGSEQDWKGILRHGAKLLFAWADATIPLISVMLRKSYAGAHYGMLDKSIGADLVFAWPTARVTIVGAETAASVIFAREIKEAENPAETRAKRIKEYSDLYENPYHAAERGYIDDIIMPADTRKMINRALDILEDKNKDNKALNSRPWRKYSNINL; encoded by the coding sequence ATGGCAACAACCAGGGACCTGATTGAGGAGTACCAGAAAAAGAGACAGAAAATAACGGAGATGGGGAGCGCCGAGGCAATCGAAAAGCGCCACCAGGGCGGGCAATGGACTGCACGGGAAAGAATAGACTACCTCTTTGACAAAGGAACTTTCACCGAAATCGGCTTATTCGTCAAGAACCGGACCACCGCCTTCGGCATGGACAAGAGGGAAATACCGGCGGAGGGGATCGTCACCGGCTTCGGCAAAGTAAACGGCCGGTATGTGGTCGCTATGGCTGAAGATTACATGGCCATGGCGGGCACCTTCGGCGAGTATCACGGCAAGAAGCTGGCCCATGCCATTGACTTCGCCAAGGAGCACGGGTGGCCCTTCGTCGGCATGAATGACTCCGGCGGTGCCAGACTACAGGAAGGGATGGACACGCTGGAAGCCTACGGCTGGACGTTCCGCTCGCAAATCATGGCTTCGGGTGTTATCCCCCAGATAGCCCTGCTCATGGGACCCTGCCTGGGAGGACAGGCCTACCACCCGGTAATGCAGGACTTCATCATTCAATGCAGGAATACCGGCTTCATGGGCATCGCCGGGCCCGCCTTCGTGGAAACGCAGCTGGGCGAGAAAATCGGACTTGAGGAACTCTCCGGCTACAAAGCCCATGCCATTAAATCCGGGCAGAGCCATATCGTGGCCGAAGATGATAAGGACGCCCTGGACAGGTGCAAGGGGCTGCTCTCCTTACTGCCGGGCAATAACCGGGAAAAGCCACCCCGCCTGGAAACGAAGGACGACCCGGAAAGGGTCATCCCCGAGCTGGACAGCCTCATCCCGGACCGCCCCAACCAGCCCTATGATATGTTTGAGGTAATCCGGAAAATCGTGGATGACGGCTTTTTCCTGGAAACCCTGGGACTGCACGCCACCAGTGTCATCACCGGCTTCGCCCGTTTCAACGGCCGGCCGGTGGGCATCTTCGCCAACCAGCCGATGAAAGCCGCCGGAGTCATCGATACTCATGCCGCTGACAAAGGCGCCCGGTTCGTCAGGTTCTGTGACCTCTTTAATATTCCGGTGGTCACCCTGGGCGACTGCCCCGGCTACATGATTGGCTCCGAACAGGACTGGAAGGGAATCCTGCGCCACGGCGCCAAGCTGCTCTTCGCCTGGGCGGATGCTACCATACCCCTGATTTCAGTGATGCTGAGGAAGTCCTACGCCGGCGCCCACTACGGTATGCTCGATAAAAGTATCGGCGCTGACCTGGTCTTTGCCTGGCCAACGGCCCGCGTCACCATCGTCGGCGCTGAAACCGCCGCCAGCGTTATCTTCGCCCGGGAGATTAAGGAGGCCGAGAACCCGGCGGAAACCCGCGCCAAAAGAATAAAGGAATACAGTGACCTTTATGAGAACCCGTACCACGCCGCCGAGCGCGGCTATATTGATGATATCATCATGCCCGCGGACACCCGGAAGATGATAAACCGGGCGCTGGACATCCTGGAGGATAAAAACAAGGATAACAAAGCCCTTAACAGCCGGCCCTGGCGCAAGTATTCCAATATCAACCTGTGA